In Pseudohongiella acticola, the sequence GGCCTGGGCAGATCATGCGGAATGGGGGCTTGCCCTGTTCCATGACCCTTACCTGTACCGGAGACGTATGCGTGCGCAGCACAGTCGATGGATTAATATAGAAGGTGTCGTGCATGGCACGAGCCGGGTGATGCCCGGGGATATTGAGAGCCTCGAAGTTGTGATAATCATCTTCGATCTCGGGCCCTTCCGCCACGCTATAACCAACCGATTCGAACAGGCGCTGAATCCGGTCAATGGTACGGCTGACCGGGTGCAGACCACCGGCTGACTGACGTCGCCCGGGCAGCGTGACATCGATTGTCTCCTGAGCCAGTTGTGATTCCATTGCCTGCGCTACCAGCGTCTCTCGTCTGGCATCCAGCGCCTCCTGTATTCGGCGCTTGGCAATATTAATGGATTCACCGGCCGCCGGCCGCTGCTCGGCAGGCAGTTTGCCCAAGCCTTTAAGCAGATCGGTCAGCTGTCCTTTTTTACCGAGATAATCAACCCGCAATTGTTCCAGCGCGCGCTCGTCAGTCGTCGCGTCGATGGCCTGCAGGGCTGTGTCTAACAGAGTTGTTGTATCAGTCATGGATTAATCCGCTTATACCATGAAAGCACAAAGCCGGAACGGGACATTAGGAAAACCCGGACCGGCTCTGCAAAGGTAACGCTATTACT encodes:
- the pheS gene encoding phenylalanine--tRNA ligase subunit alpha; its protein translation is MTDTTTLLDTALQAIDATTDERALEQLRVDYLGKKGQLTDLLKGLGKLPAEQRPAAGESINIAKRRIQEALDARRETLVAQAMESQLAQETIDVTLPGRRQSAGGLHPVSRTIDRIQRLFESVGYSVAEGPEIEDDYHNFEALNIPGHHPARAMHDTFYINPSTVLRTHTSPVQVRVMEQGKPPFRMICPGRVYRCDSDLTHTPMFHQIEGLLIAENVSFADLKGTLEDFLRAFFEADLAVRFRPSYFPFTEPSAEVDMSCVMCEGKGCRVCKQTGWLEVLGCGMVHPSVLEASGIDSEQYRGYAFGMGVERLAMLHYGVNDLRLFFENDLRFLKQFN